A window from Carassius carassius chromosome 40, fCarCar2.1, whole genome shotgun sequence encodes these proteins:
- the LOC132122200 gene encoding vesicle-fusing ATPase-like, translating to MGIGGLDKEFSDIFRRAFASRVFPPDRVEQMGCKHVKGILLFGPPGCGKTLMACQIGKMLNAREPKVVNGPEILNKYVGESEANIRKLFADAAEEQKRLGANSGLHIIIFDEIDAICKQRGSMAGSTGVHDTVVNQLLSKIDGVDQLNNILVIGMTNRPHLIDEALLRPGRMEGKMEIGLPDETGRVQIMNIHTAKMSQSNMLAKDVDIKELAAETKNYSGAELEGLVRAAQSTAMNRHIKASTQVEVDTEKAHMLQVNRSDFLASLNNDIKPAFGTNQDYSSYIMNGIVKWSNGVSDILGDGELLVQQTKNSERTPLVTVLSEGNGKTALAAKIAEDSQFPFIKICSPDKMIGFAENAKCQAIKKIFEDAYKSKLSCVVVDDIERLLGESVTMNFVPIRPRFSNLVLQALLVLLKKPPPRGRKLLILGTTSRKDVLQEMGMLDSFSTTIHIPNISSGQHLMEALELLGGLQEEERAAIAKQVKGQTVWLGIKKLQMLIEMSLQKLLKESGKH from the exons ATGGGCATCGGAGGCCTGGACAAGGAGTTCTCTGACATCTTCCGTCGGGCCTTCGCCTCGCGAGTCTTTCCTCCAGACAGAGTGGAGCAGATGG GCTGTAAACATGTGAAGGGGATCTTGTTGTTTGGGCCGCCCGGCTGTGGTAAAACGCTGATGGCGTGCCAGATTGGTAAGATGCTGAATGCCAGAGAGCCGAAGGTGGTGAACGGGCCAGAGATTCTGAACAAATATGTGGGCGAGTCCGAGGCCAACATCAGAAAGCTGTTTGCTGATGCAGCGGAGGAACAGAAAAGG tTGGGGGCCAACAGTGGACTGCACATCATTATATTTGATGAAATTGATGCAATCTGTAAACAACGTGGCAGCATGGCAGGCAGCACTGGGGTCCACGACACTGTAGTCAACCAGCTACTGTCTAAGATCGATGGCGTAGACCAGCTCAACAACATCCTGGTCATTG GAATGACCAACAGGCCTCACCTGATCGATGAAGCCCTCTTGAGGCCGGGTAGAATGGAGGGCAAAATGGAGATTG GCTTGCCTGACGAGACGGGCCGTGTTCAGATCATGAATATTCACACTGCAAAAATGAGTCAGTCAAACATGCTGGCCAAAGATGTTGACATTAAGGAGCTTGCTGCTGAGACTAAGAACTACAGCGGAGCAGAGCTGGAAGGGCTTGTGCGAGCAGCCCAGTCCACTGCCATGAACCGTCACATCAAG GCCAGTACTCAGGTGGAGGTGGACACAGAAAAGGCTCACATGCTGCAAGTCAACAGGAGTGACTTCTTGGCCTCTCTGAATAATGACATCAAGCCT GCTTTTGGCACTAATCAGGATTACTCAAGTTACATCATGAACGGGATTGTGAAATGGAGCAATGGTGTTTCTGATATACTGGGAGATGGAGAACTTTTGGTGCAACAGACCAAGAATAGTGAACGCACTCCACTAGTAACTGTGCTTTCAGAAGGCAA TGGTAAGACCGCACTTGCAGCCAAGATCGCAGAGGACTCCCAGTTCCCCTTCATCAAGATCTGCTCTCCAGACAAAATGATCGGCTTTGCAGAGAACGCCAAATGTCAGGCCATCAAGAAG ATTTTCGAGGATGCCTACAAGTCCAAATTGAGCTGTGTGGTGGTGGACGATATAGAAAGACTTCTGGGTGAGTCCGTCACAATGA ATTTTGTTCCCATCAGGCCACGGTTCTCTAACCTGGTGTTGCAGGCTCTGCTGGTGTTATTGAAGAAACCTCCTCCTCGG GGTCGTAAGTTGCTGATTCTTGGCACAACTAGCCGGAAGGATGTTCTGCAGGAGATGGGCATGTTGGACTCTTTCAGCACTACAATTCACATCCCTAACATCTCTAGTGGACAACATCTCATGGAGGCCCTGGAG CTTCTCGGGGGCTTGCAGGAAGAAGAGCGAGCAGCTATCGCAAAGCAGGTGAAAGGACAAACGGTGTGGCTCGGCATTAAGAAGCTGCAGATGCTCATTGAGATGTCACTGCAG AAGCTGTTAAAGGAGTCAGGAAAACACTGA